In a genomic window of Alteromonas gilva:
- a CDS encoding exo-rhamnogalacturonan lyase family protein, producing MDRRTFLKQGSMAASLPLALSASGCATTASKVAETPKVKRVPGTLSWVDGNAPDYQSGATWGYPWKQGERQPSDALKLIAENGTAIPLQSWPTAYWPDGSVKWTAHAIPAGAQPGNHFKILAGKGPQPAAATTVTEKSDHFVLDTGVVQVHIGKQGRDLIQQMRRNGKTIGQSARLVGLVQDAPVNEPEQPAAVTAFESNIESVTVEQSGPVRSVVKIEGKHKLPNGRSWLPFALRVYGYAGGESIRLSHTFIYDGDDQSDFIRGLGLRFNVVQRDELYNRHIRFVGQDDGLWGEGVKGITGLRRDPGQAVRDAQIAGVATPPLSEWDERVSSRMHWIPVWNDFTLSQLSANGFAIKKRTKPGHAWIDSDQGHRASGVSYLGGASGGIVFGMRDFWQLHPVQVDIRNAGAELAEATLWFYSPEAPAMDVRFYHDGMGQDTYDEQLDALNIIYEDYEPGFGSAYGVARTTDFTLGIMDATPSRQKTVEMASSIAHPPQVVAAPADYLATNVFGGLWTLPDRSTPAKAGIEDRLDFQVKYYCSQVEQRHWYGFWNFGDVMHTYDVDRHVWRYDIGGYAWDNSELSPDLWLWYSFLRSGDPTTFHLAENMTRHNRDVDIYHAGRFKGLGTRHNVQHWGCSAKQLRISTAAYRRFHYYITGDDRTGDVLNEVINADKALGELNPTRKVARQNPMPGMAKISAGTDWSATASNWLTAWERTGDDKYRDRLLDAMRVIGEHPLGFFAGAFGYDVDKQKLLPYDDVEPGISHLSAVFGLIEVNTELNQLLDVPAYKAAWLEYGRLYNADKATQEAALGMSKRPNLSAAHSRLTAYTAKETGNSALAKRAWQEFGRTQEFAGKIGQQDRLSTTHVTGPDVLNPIDEAPWVSTNDASQWGLAAIQNLALVPDALD from the coding sequence ATGGACAGACGCACTTTTTTAAAACAGGGCAGCATGGCAGCGTCGTTGCCCCTGGCATTATCGGCAAGCGGTTGCGCCACCACAGCCAGTAAGGTGGCTGAAACACCCAAAGTAAAACGCGTTCCGGGCACATTAAGTTGGGTAGACGGCAACGCGCCAGATTATCAAAGTGGTGCTACCTGGGGCTACCCTTGGAAACAAGGCGAGCGCCAGCCATCTGATGCCCTCAAACTCATCGCTGAAAACGGTACTGCAATTCCACTGCAAAGCTGGCCAACCGCCTACTGGCCGGATGGCAGCGTAAAGTGGACAGCCCATGCGATCCCTGCCGGTGCTCAGCCCGGCAATCATTTTAAAATACTGGCCGGGAAAGGCCCGCAACCTGCCGCTGCTACCACTGTGACCGAAAAGTCCGATCATTTTGTATTGGATACCGGTGTGGTGCAGGTGCACATAGGTAAGCAGGGGCGCGATCTTATTCAACAAATGCGCCGCAACGGTAAAACCATTGGTCAATCGGCGCGCCTGGTTGGCCTGGTGCAGGATGCACCGGTTAACGAACCTGAGCAACCGGCGGCGGTAACCGCCTTCGAGTCAAATATTGAGAGCGTGACGGTTGAGCAAAGTGGCCCGGTACGCAGTGTGGTAAAAATAGAAGGTAAACACAAACTGCCCAACGGGCGCAGCTGGCTCCCCTTCGCACTGCGTGTCTATGGTTATGCTGGCGGCGAATCAATCAGGTTGAGTCATACGTTCATTTACGACGGCGATGATCAAAGCGATTTTATTCGCGGTTTAGGCTTGCGCTTTAACGTAGTTCAGCGTGATGAGTTATATAACCGACATATACGCTTCGTGGGTCAGGATGATGGCCTGTGGGGAGAGGGTGTGAAAGGCATAACCGGCCTGCGACGCGATCCGGGCCAGGCCGTGCGCGATGCACAAATTGCCGGCGTGGCAACCCCGCCATTAAGTGAATGGGATGAGCGGGTAAGCAGTCGCATGCACTGGATTCCGGTGTGGAACGATTTTACCCTGTCGCAGCTGTCGGCCAATGGCTTTGCCATTAAAAAGCGTACCAAGCCCGGTCACGCTTGGATTGACTCAGACCAGGGTCATCGCGCTTCAGGCGTGAGTTATCTTGGCGGCGCATCGGGTGGCATTGTGTTTGGCATGCGGGATTTCTGGCAGTTACATCCGGTCCAGGTCGACATTCGCAATGCCGGCGCCGAACTGGCTGAGGCAACCCTTTGGTTCTACTCACCTGAAGCCCCTGCCATGGATGTTCGCTTTTACCACGATGGCATGGGCCAGGACACCTATGATGAGCAGCTCGATGCGCTGAATATTATCTACGAAGACTACGAGCCTGGATTCGGTTCTGCCTATGGCGTCGCGCGTACCACCGATTTTACCTTAGGCATTATGGATGCAACGCCCAGTCGCCAGAAAACCGTGGAGATGGCCAGTAGCATCGCGCATCCGCCACAAGTTGTAGCGGCACCGGCAGATTATCTGGCAACCAATGTGTTTGGTGGATTATGGACACTGCCTGACCGCTCAACGCCGGCTAAAGCGGGTATTGAGGACCGGCTCGACTTTCAGGTGAAGTATTATTGCAGCCAGGTGGAGCAGCGCCATTGGTATGGCTTCTGGAACTTCGGTGATGTCATGCACACCTACGATGTCGACCGCCATGTGTGGCGCTACGATATTGGCGGTTACGCCTGGGACAACTCAGAGTTGTCGCCGGATTTATGGCTGTGGTATTCATTTTTACGCAGTGGTGATCCCACCACATTCCACCTGGCAGAAAACATGACCCGGCATAATCGCGATGTGGATATTTACCACGCTGGTCGCTTTAAGGGCCTCGGTACCCGTCACAACGTGCAGCACTGGGGCTGCAGTGCCAAGCAATTGCGGATCAGTACCGCTGCCTACCGCCGTTTTCATTACTACATTACCGGTGACGACCGCACCGGCGATGTACTGAACGAGGTGATAAATGCCGACAAGGCCCTCGGTGAGCTTAACCCGACTCGCAAAGTGGCGCGCCAGAATCCCATGCCCGGTATGGCTAAAATTAGTGCCGGTACTGACTGGAGTGCCACGGCATCTAACTGGCTGACCGCCTGGGAGCGCACCGGTGATGACAAATACCGCGATCGTCTGCTAGATGCCATGCGAGTGATTGGCGAGCATCCGCTGGGCTTTTTCGCCGGCGCTTTTGGCTATGACGTCGACAAACAAAAATTGTTGCCTTATGACGATGTCGAGCCGGGGATCTCCCACTTAAGCGCGGTTTTTGGCTTAATTGAAGTGAATACCGAGCTGAACCAGCTACTGGATGTGCCTGCGTATAAGGCGGCCTGGCTTGAATACGGTCGCTTATATAATGCCGACAAGGCCACTCAGGAGGCGGCGCTGGGTATGTCTAAGCGGCCCAATCTGTCGGCCGCGCACTCACGACTAACCGCCTATACCGCTAAAGAGACGGGTAATTCGGCACTGGCCAAGCGGGCCTGGCAGGAGTTTGGCCGTACCCAGGAGTTCGCTGGCAAAATTGGCCAGCAGGACCGCCTCAGTACCACCCACGTTACCGGGCCGGATGTACTGAACCCAATCGATGAAGCGCCCTGGGTGTCAACAAATGATGCCTCGCAGTGGGGACTCGCCGCCATTCAAAACCTGGCGCTGGTCCCCGACGCCCTCGACTAG
- the bglB gene encoding beta-galactosidase BglB: MPAIAHDIDYATVTKSIDKLIDNLVNITDDTGEFLLKLDDGRVIDTKGWNDWEWTHGIGLYGLLKYWDITGDEKARVIIEEWFANRFAEGTPTKNVNTMSPFLTLAYMQERSGNRSYLPYLDVWAEWIMDGIPRTEENGIQHIVFNSENYQQLWDDTLMMSVMPLAKIGLLLNRPHYVEEAKRQFMLHIKYLADRKTGLWFHGWTFDGRHNFADALWARGNCWVTIAIPEFIELLDLPETDGLRMFLIETLEAQVKALVKTQHEDGLWHTLLDDPDSYLEASAAAGFAYGILKAVRKGYISAEYQPCAIKAIKAVLANIDDSGELQQVSFGTPVFDDLQGYRDIPLTSMPYGQSMAIFALVEFMNSYI; the protein is encoded by the coding sequence ATGCCTGCAATTGCTCACGACATTGACTATGCCACCGTCACAAAAAGCATTGATAAGCTCATTGATAATCTGGTCAACATTACTGACGATACTGGCGAGTTTCTGCTTAAGTTAGATGATGGCCGGGTTATCGACACCAAGGGCTGGAACGACTGGGAGTGGACACACGGCATTGGCCTTTACGGATTGCTGAAATACTGGGATATCACCGGCGACGAAAAAGCCAGGGTGATTATTGAAGAGTGGTTTGCCAATCGCTTCGCCGAAGGCACACCCACCAAAAACGTTAACACTATGTCGCCGTTCTTAACTCTGGCCTATATGCAGGAACGCAGCGGTAACCGCAGCTACCTGCCCTACCTCGATGTATGGGCTGAGTGGATCATGGATGGTATTCCACGTACCGAAGAAAATGGCATTCAGCATATTGTGTTTAACTCAGAAAACTATCAGCAGCTGTGGGACGACACGCTGATGATGTCGGTTATGCCGCTGGCTAAAATTGGCTTGCTGCTCAATCGCCCGCACTATGTAGAAGAAGCCAAGCGCCAGTTTATGCTGCACATAAAATACCTGGCTGACCGTAAGACCGGTTTATGGTTTCACGGCTGGACCTTCGATGGTCGTCATAATTTTGCCGATGCCCTGTGGGCTCGCGGTAATTGCTGGGTAACCATTGCCATTCCTGAATTCATTGAATTGCTCGACCTGCCGGAAACCGACGGCCTGCGTATGTTCCTGATTGAAACGCTGGAAGCGCAGGTAAAAGCGCTGGTGAAAACGCAGCACGAGGATGGCCTGTGGCACACTCTGTTGGACGATCCTGACTCGTACCTTGAAGCCTCGGCCGCCGCCGGATTTGCCTATGGCATCTTAAAAGCGGTGCGCAAAGGTTACATCAGCGCCGAGTACCAGCCCTGTGCTATCAAAGCCATTAAAGCAGTACTGGCAAACATCGACGACAGTGGCGAACTTCAGCAGGTGTCCTTTGGCACGCCGGTCTTTGACGACCTGCAGGGCTATCGCGATATTCCGCTGACCTCTATGCCCTACGGGCAATCGATGGCTATTTTTGCCCTCGTTGAATTTATGAATAGCTACATCTAA
- a CDS encoding MFS transporter, with product MTRRELKPVNYIAYGLNDILGAGSMAVISGWILFFYTTFCGLSAVQAASIFAIARILDAVASPLIGHISDGLGRTRIGRKFGRRRVFLIGAIPLLPSFALMWVSGQEYWYYLITYVFFELVYAGVLIPYETLAAEMTDDYKKKAKLAGARILTGQVSAIFAGILPSWIVSIAGGKESASTFLIMGSIFSVVFMLVVFGVWFFTWERDASELSEEELTKDENWTVTGTLKTLFKNLSSTLRIRAFRLHLGMYLGGYISQDVFNAVFTYFVVFAIGGTVVIASEMMAVTYIAQLLAVALAIPLVMRFGPAPSYRVAIVFYFVGILLLLAMFFMTNEFSLLWLGAGVVVAGFGRGALNYIPWNTYNYMADVDQIVTARRREGSFAGVMTFIRKATQAIAVMSVGVILEAGGFASGEELQSSEAISTIVIMLAAGPLVVLVFGFWVSTKFKLSKETHEVLMAEIERFKNGQEAPPSKENQAIVEDLSGWSYDKLWGNNTVGR from the coding sequence ATGACCCGTCGTGAACTCAAGCCGGTCAATTATATTGCTTACGGGCTTAACGATATTTTAGGTGCAGGTTCGATGGCCGTGATCAGCGGCTGGATCCTGTTTTTCTATACCACATTTTGTGGCTTATCAGCCGTTCAGGCCGCGTCTATTTTCGCCATTGCGCGCATTCTCGATGCCGTGGCGAGCCCCCTGATTGGGCATATATCGGATGGCCTTGGGCGGACCAGAATTGGTCGCAAGTTTGGTCGCCGCCGGGTGTTTCTAATTGGTGCCATTCCGCTGCTCCCCAGTTTTGCCCTGATGTGGGTAAGCGGGCAGGAGTACTGGTATTACTTAATCACCTATGTGTTTTTTGAACTGGTCTATGCCGGGGTGCTCATTCCTTATGAGACCCTGGCCGCGGAAATGACCGATGACTACAAGAAAAAGGCCAAGCTGGCTGGTGCGCGTATTCTTACTGGTCAGGTATCGGCTATTTTTGCCGGTATTTTGCCCAGCTGGATTGTCAGCATTGCCGGTGGCAAAGAGTCTGCCTCGACGTTTTTAATTATGGGGTCGATTTTCTCCGTGGTATTCATGCTGGTGGTTTTTGGCGTGTGGTTCTTCACCTGGGAGCGCGACGCCAGCGAGCTGAGCGAAGAAGAGCTTACCAAAGACGAGAACTGGACCGTAACCGGTACCCTCAAAACCCTGTTTAAAAACCTGTCATCCACATTGCGTATCCGTGCCTTCCGTTTGCATCTGGGCATGTACCTGGGCGGTTATATTAGTCAGGATGTGTTCAATGCCGTGTTTACCTATTTTGTGGTATTTGCCATTGGCGGTACGGTGGTGATTGCGTCAGAAATGATGGCGGTGACTTATATCGCACAATTGCTGGCGGTAGCACTGGCTATTCCGCTGGTGATGCGTTTCGGCCCGGCGCCCAGCTACCGGGTCGCCATTGTGTTCTATTTTGTGGGGATCTTACTGCTACTGGCGATGTTCTTTATGACCAACGAGTTCAGCTTGCTATGGTTGGGTGCCGGGGTCGTTGTGGCCGGCTTTGGCCGTGGCGCGTTAAATTACATTCCGTGGAACACCTATAACTACATGGCCGACGTGGATCAGATTGTTACCGCTCGTCGACGCGAGGGCAGCTTTGCCGGCGTCATGACGTTTATTCGCAAGGCAACCCAGGCTATCGCCGTGATGTCGGTGGGGGTTATTCTCGAGGCGGGCGGCTTTGCCTCAGGTGAAGAACTGCAAAGCAGCGAGGCCATTTCAACCATCGTGATTATGTTGGCCGCCGGCCCATTGGTGGTGTTGGTGTTTGGCTTTTGGGTGTCCACCAAGTTTAAGCTCAGTAAGGAAACACATGAGGTGCTCATGGCCGAAATCGAGCGCTTTAAGAATGGTCAGGAAGCGCCGCCAAGTAAAGAGAACCAGGCAATCGTAGAAGACTTGTCGGGCTGGTCCTATGACAAGCTGTGGGGCAACAATACGGTGGGCCGCTAA
- a CDS encoding oligogalacturonate lyase family protein: protein MKALHAILAGATMVLAACSTTPASNSGPDIAKSWIDKDTGHRIVRVSEEPGSRSLYFHQNAYTAEGDKMVISVTNPNGVAVVDLSDWSVKRLYEHPDVGILFVGKQTRSVYLTRIAADNGQKVHPQNELQQPTELLRVNIDTGAVEELGAIPAGKIHTINSNETLLAGAVAEREHNLESGPRNSRFEARYEALGPDGKPLSFADAKEVRINERLEARIPMQMFTFNIATGEQKVVHEATDWLNHIQFSPDDPGQLMYCHEGPWHKVDRIWTMRIDGSENQKVHHRTMNMEIAGHEFFDASGERIFYDLQTPRGEVFWLASYNMKTKERVWRHMPRDYWSVHFNISPDGSLFAGDGGDAEMVARAEDGKWIYLFESQPINDVAGISAPNAADLIKPAVLKATRLVNMQNHDYRLEPNVTFTPDGKWVVFRSNMHGPVHVYAVAVSPEVE, encoded by the coding sequence ATGAAGGCATTACACGCAATACTGGCAGGTGCAACTATGGTGTTAGCGGCCTGCTCGACAACCCCGGCCAGCAATAGCGGGCCGGATATCGCCAAATCCTGGATCGACAAAGACACTGGCCACCGTATCGTAAGGGTGTCAGAGGAGCCCGGCTCACGGTCGTTATATTTTCATCAGAATGCCTACACCGCAGAGGGAGATAAAATGGTCATTTCGGTGACCAACCCGAACGGTGTCGCCGTGGTGGATTTGAGCGACTGGTCAGTGAAACGACTCTATGAGCATCCTGATGTGGGGATTTTGTTTGTTGGCAAACAAACCCGCAGTGTGTACCTCACCCGTATTGCGGCTGACAACGGTCAAAAAGTGCATCCGCAAAATGAGTTGCAGCAACCCACCGAGCTACTGCGGGTGAATATAGATACCGGTGCCGTTGAGGAGCTGGGGGCCATCCCGGCTGGTAAAATACATACGATCAACAGCAATGAAACCCTGCTGGCGGGCGCAGTGGCCGAGCGCGAACATAACCTGGAATCCGGCCCACGCAACAGCCGTTTTGAAGCGCGCTACGAAGCCCTTGGTCCGGATGGTAAACCGCTTAGTTTCGCCGATGCCAAAGAGGTGCGTATTAATGAGCGCCTCGAAGCGCGCATTCCCATGCAAATGTTTACCTTTAACATTGCCACCGGCGAGCAAAAGGTAGTACATGAGGCGACAGACTGGTTAAACCATATTCAGTTTTCGCCCGACGACCCGGGTCAGCTGATGTACTGCCATGAAGGCCCCTGGCACAAAGTAGACCGTATCTGGACCATGCGCATAGACGGCAGTGAGAATCAAAAAGTGCATCACCGCACCATGAATATGGAAATTGCCGGTCATGAGTTTTTTGACGCCAGTGGCGAGCGTATTTTCTACGACTTGCAAACCCCGCGCGGCGAAGTGTTCTGGTTGGCAAGCTACAACATGAAGACCAAAGAGCGGGTCTGGCGGCACATGCCGCGGGATTACTGGTCAGTGCATTTTAACATCTCGCCCGATGGCAGCTTATTTGCCGGCGACGGCGGCGATGCCGAAATGGTGGCCCGGGCCGAGGATGGCAAATGGATTTATTTATTTGAATCGCAACCCATCAACGATGTTGCGGGGATCAGCGCGCCCAATGCGGCAGATCTGATTAAGCCCGCTGTATTAAAGGCGACTCGTCTGGTGAATATGCAAAATCACGATTACCGACTTGAGCCTAATGTGACCTTTACGCCAGACGGAAAGTGGGTGGTGTTCCGTTCGAATATGCATGGTCCGGTGCACGTTTACGCGGTTGCCGTATCCCCTGAGGTGGAATAA
- the kduD gene encoding 2-dehydro-3-deoxy-D-gluconate 5-dehydrogenase KduD produces MSQPDFGLTDKVALVTGASRGIGQALAMGLAQAGAKVVCASSRIGGSEDTVNQINSAGGEAVELAADLSDTDAVMALAEKAQGVFGEIDILVNNGGTIYRSPAVEFPLDQWQHVLQVNLDATFLLCQQIGKKMVERKHGKIINIASMLSYSGGITVPAYTASKHAVAGLTKALANEWGQHNVQVNAIAPGYIRTDNTQALQDDPERSSEILKRIPAARWGETSDLQGAAVFLASAASNYINGHILAVDGGFLAR; encoded by the coding sequence ATGAGTCAGCCAGATTTTGGTTTAACTGATAAAGTTGCACTGGTAACCGGCGCCAGCCGCGGTATTGGTCAGGCATTGGCGATGGGGCTTGCCCAGGCTGGTGCCAAAGTGGTTTGTGCCAGCAGCCGTATTGGTGGCAGCGAAGACACCGTTAACCAAATTAACAGCGCGGGCGGTGAAGCAGTGGAGCTGGCAGCCGACCTGTCTGATACCGACGCTGTAATGGCGCTGGCGGAGAAAGCGCAAGGCGTGTTCGGTGAAATAGATATACTGGTTAACAACGGTGGCACGATTTATCGCAGCCCGGCGGTGGAGTTCCCCCTGGACCAGTGGCAGCATGTGTTGCAGGTAAATCTGGATGCTACGTTTTTGTTATGCCAGCAAATTGGTAAAAAAATGGTAGAACGTAAACACGGCAAAATCATCAATATTGCGTCGATGCTGAGCTACAGCGGTGGCATTACAGTCCCCGCCTACACTGCCAGTAAACACGCCGTTGCAGGGCTTACCAAAGCGCTGGCAAACGAATGGGGCCAGCACAACGTGCAGGTCAATGCCATTGCGCCGGGTTATATCCGCACCGACAACACCCAGGCATTACAGGATGACCCTGAACGTAGCAGCGAGATACTCAAGCGTATACCGGCTGCCCGCTGGGGGGAAACGTCAGATTTGCAGGGCGCCGCGGTATTTTTAGCCAGCGCTGCAAGTAACTACATTAATGGTCATATACTCGCCGTCGATGGCGGATTCCTGGCCCGATAA
- the kduI gene encoding 5-dehydro-4-deoxy-D-glucuronate isomerase translates to MTNKTEYETRYAVGQKEVKGYDTTELRDTFLVDKLMQPGKVYWVYSHYERFMVGSAVPTDSPLVLETLDPLKAEHFLDRRELGIINIGGNGTIVADGEEFALAREEALYLAKDNKSVTFYSDDPAQPAKFYLNSAPAHHAFKNKKVGRDEAKVLNLGSPETCNERTINQLMINSVVETCQLQMGLTRLKPGSVWNTMPAHQHDRRNEVYLYIDLDDGQAVSHFMGEPHETRHIFVHNEQAVLSPPWSIHCGVGTSNYAFIWGMAGENLDYGDMDSYPPDTLR, encoded by the coding sequence ATGACAAACAAAACTGAATATGAAACCCGCTACGCGGTAGGACAAAAAGAGGTAAAGGGTTACGACACCACAGAGCTGCGTGACACCTTTTTAGTCGATAAACTAATGCAGCCGGGTAAAGTATACTGGGTATACAGCCACTATGAACGGTTTATGGTAGGCAGTGCAGTACCGACAGACAGCCCGTTGGTACTGGAAACCCTCGATCCACTTAAAGCCGAGCATTTCCTCGATCGCCGTGAACTTGGCATCATCAATATTGGCGGCAACGGCACAATTGTGGCCGATGGCGAAGAGTTTGCCCTGGCCCGCGAAGAAGCGCTGTACCTTGCAAAAGACAACAAGTCGGTGACGTTTTACTCTGACGATCCGGCCCAACCGGCAAAGTTCTACCTTAACTCGGCACCCGCCCATCATGCCTTTAAGAATAAAAAAGTGGGCCGTGATGAAGCCAAAGTGCTGAATCTGGGTAGCCCTGAAACCTGTAACGAGCGAACCATTAACCAGTTAATGATCAACTCAGTGGTAGAAACCTGTCAGTTACAGATGGGCTTAACCCGCTTAAAACCGGGGAGTGTATGGAATACCATGCCGGCTCACCAGCATGATCGCCGCAACGAAGTCTATTTATACATCGACTTAGATGATGGTCAGGCCGTTAGTCACTTTATGGGAGAACCCCATGAGACCCGTCATATCTTTGTTCATAACGAGCAGGCCGTGCTCTCACCACCGTGGTCAATTCACTGTGGCGTAGGCACCTCTAACTATGCCTTTATCTGGGGCATGGCTGGCGAAAACCTCGATTACGGCGACATGGACAGCTACCCGCCAGACACATTGCGATAG
- a CDS encoding IclR family transcriptional regulator: MERYLIPSVNHACQIFRILANNPNGMTMHDLEVALDLPRTTLFRLLRTLCNEQMLEKKGKRYHCGTDLMKLGLHIINSDRMHQLAIPHIQRLALKSGHTAHLAVPNNGSILIVEVVDSPNPLMVSKRPGVQAQLHCSAGGKVFLAFLYYDNLELILEEHPMERHTDYTITDINELREELKKIEALGYAVDEREYNKDVRCLAVPVRDNRGVVIASVGVTAPAVTFPKSQIPAVAELAKEAARGIYRDTYQLKENRLGA; the protein is encoded by the coding sequence ATGGAACGTTATCTGATCCCCAGTGTGAACCATGCTTGTCAGATTTTTCGGATTCTGGCCAACAATCCGAACGGTATGACCATGCACGATCTGGAAGTGGCTTTGGATTTACCCCGGACCACGTTGTTTCGCTTGCTGCGTACGTTATGTAACGAGCAAATGCTCGAAAAGAAAGGCAAGCGTTACCATTGTGGTACTGACTTAATGAAGCTGGGGTTACATATTATTAATTCTGATCGCATGCATCAGTTGGCGATACCCCATATTCAGCGTTTAGCCTTAAAGAGCGGTCATACTGCCCATTTGGCCGTGCCCAATAACGGCAGCATACTGATTGTTGAAGTGGTTGATAGCCCTAACCCTTTGATGGTGTCCAAACGCCCCGGCGTGCAAGCGCAATTGCATTGCTCTGCCGGCGGCAAAGTGTTTTTGGCGTTTCTGTATTACGATAATCTGGAACTCATTCTGGAAGAACACCCCATGGAAAGGCACACCGATTATACCATTACCGATATTAACGAATTGCGCGAAGAGCTGAAAAAAATCGAAGCGCTCGGTTATGCGGTAGATGAGCGGGAATACAACAAAGACGTGCGTTGTCTGGCGGTACCGGTGCGCGATAACCGCGGCGTCGTTATCGCGTCGGTGGGCGTTACTGCGCCGGCAGTGACCTTCCCCAAATCACAAATACCCGCAGTGGCCGAACTGGCCAAAGAAGCGGCTCGCGGTATTTACCGCGATACTTACCAGTTAAAAGAAAACCGGCTCGGCGCTTAA
- a CDS encoding sugar kinase, whose protein sequence is MPTCLIIGECMVELAPLTHDSLRKQFAGDTFNTAVYLKRCLPTCEVNYFTAVGTDLLSREMTERFAEEGINTQYVARSQSKTVGMYLVNTDASGERSFSYWRNDSAARQMLTTAALPDVYFDIVYVSGITVAILDEPQREILISGLKRYQQAGAKIVFDPNYRPQLWSGIEQAREWTKRLYSLCDIAFPGGDDHRELYGHQSEQEVFTFLQGLGVREIVLKRGAESVEIAQHNAHFSVAVKPVAEVVDTTSAGDAFIGGYLAKTLAGEDCCVAAGFGARVAGIVIGAKGAIIERDYFFQRLN, encoded by the coding sequence ATGCCGACCTGCCTGATTATTGGTGAGTGTATGGTGGAGCTTGCCCCGCTTACCCATGATTCGCTGCGTAAGCAGTTTGCGGGTGATACCTTTAATACCGCGGTTTACCTTAAACGCTGCCTGCCCACTTGCGAGGTGAATTACTTCACCGCTGTAGGCACCGATCTACTGAGCCGCGAGATGACAGAACGCTTTGCCGAAGAAGGGATCAATACGCAATATGTGGCCCGCAGTCAGAGCAAAACCGTTGGCATGTACCTGGTCAATACCGATGCCAGTGGCGAGCGCAGTTTTAGTTATTGGCGCAACGACTCCGCGGCCCGTCAAATGCTCACAACGGCGGCACTACCTGACGTGTATTTTGACATTGTCTATGTGTCGGGCATTACCGTTGCCATCCTCGATGAACCCCAGCGCGAAATCCTCATTAGTGGTTTAAAGCGTTATCAGCAAGCGGGCGCAAAAATAGTATTCGACCCCAATTATCGCCCGCAGTTATGGTCTGGCATTGAGCAGGCCAGAGAGTGGACAAAACGGCTTTATTCGCTGTGCGATATCGCTTTTCCGGGCGGCGATGATCACCGCGAGCTTTATGGTCATCAAAGTGAGCAAGAGGTGTTTACCTTTTTGCAGGGCCTGGGCGTGCGTGAAATCGTGTTAAAGCGCGGCGCCGAGAGTGTCGAAATTGCTCAGCACAACGCGCATTTTAGTGTCGCGGTTAAACCCGTTGCTGAGGTAGTCGACACCACCTCGGCAGGCGATGCCTTTATCGGCGGCTACCTGGCCAAAACCCTTGCCGGCGAGGACTGCTGCGTGGCTGCCGGATTCGGCGCCCGGGTTGCAGGCATCGTGATTGGTGCCAAAGGCGCTATTATTGAGCGCGATTATTTTTTTCAGCGATTAAATTAG